Proteins found in one Oncorhynchus keta strain PuntledgeMale-10-30-2019 unplaced genomic scaffold, Oket_V2 Un_contig_28345_pilon_pilon, whole genome shotgun sequence genomic segment:
- the LOC118376723 gene encoding zinc finger protein 345-like — MSEPGSGCGVPAQRSSQRGPEMLSVNLGYCSQTVELNVIVKEEEEEREINEREEEGREEDRDSVDSGEIPNPDSVNEPSSTASRLPGCGSYPCPQCGKCFSRAGDLKTHQRSHSGEKPTCTFNVIVKEEDGDCTLNVIVKEEEDEKEKRGVEEEKETSGIVDPDTSRLRGRYPCPQCGKSFSSSGNLKNHQRVHNGEKPYHCSQCGKGFSRAGDLKTHQRSHSREKSASTFNVIVKEEEDEKEIDETVKREVKEEQEPSSLVDPDTSKLSGRGRFPCHQCGKSFRSSGKLKNHQRVHTREKPFHCATCGKSFREKFNLTRHEKVHSGEKPYHCTQCGKSFNRSGSLKEHQRVHTGEKPYHCSLCQKSFSQPGNLKKHQRIHTGEKPYRCSLCGNSFCFAGNLKNHQRSHCGEKPYRCSQCGEGFPQLKSLKSHQKIHIGETSPSTFNVIVKEEDGDCTFNVIVKEEEDGKKIREVEEDNNNSGVVDPDTSRLPDRGRYPCPQCGKMFSSSSNLKNHQRVHTGEKPFLCSQCGRSFSEKVNLKRHERVHSGEKPYHCTTCGKSFNHSGSLRDHQRIHTGEKPYHCSLCGNNFRFAGDLKNHQRSHSGEKPYQCARCGGIHSAKKSKKS; from the exons ATGTCTGAACCAGGTTCTGGTTGTGGTGTTCCAGCCCAGAGAAGCTCACAGCGGGGTCCAGAGATGCTGTCAGTGAACCTGGGATACTGCAGTCAAACAGTGGAACTCAATGTGATtgtcaaagaggaggaggaggagcgagAAATCAATGagcgggaggaggaagggagagaggaggacagggactCTGTTGACTCAG GAGAGATCCCCAACCCAGACTCGGTCAACGAGCCCAGTTCCACAGCATCAAGACTGCCTGGTTGTGGGAGTTACCCCTGTCCTCAATGTGGGAAGTGTTTCAGTCGAGCAGGAGACCTGAAGACTCATCAGAGATCGCACAGTGGAGAGAAGCCTACCTGTACTTTCAATGTGATTGTCAAAGAGGAGGACGGTGACTGTACTCTCAATGTGATtgtcaaagaggaggaggatgagaaggaaaagagaggagTTGAGGAAGAGAAGGAAACTAGTGGTATAGTTGACCCTGATACATCAAGACTTCGTGGTCGTTACCCCTGTCCTCAATGTGGAAAGAGTTTCAGTTCCTCAGGTAATCTAAAGAATCATCAAAGAGTTCACAATGGAGAGAAACCgtaccactgctcccaatgtggaaaAGGTTTCAGTCGAGCAGGAGACCTGAAGACTCATCAGAGATCGCACAGTCGAGAGAAGTCTGCCAGTACTTTCAATGTGATtgtcaaagaggaggaggatgaaaagGAAATCGATGAGACGGTAAAGAGAGAAGTTAAGGAAGAGCAGGAACCTAGTAGTCTAGTTGACCCAGATACATCAAAATTATCTGGTCGTGGTCGATTCCCCTGTcatcagtgtgggaagagtttccgTTCCTCAGGTAAACTAAAGAATCATCAAAGAGTACACACTCGAGAGAAACCATTTCACTGTGCCACATGTGGGAAGAGTTTCCGTGAAAAATTCAACCTCACGAGACATGAGAAGGTACATAGTGGGGAGAAGCCATATCACTGCACCCAGTGTGGGAAAAGCTTCAATCGTTCTGGAAGTCTTAAGGAACATCAAAGAGTacatacaggggagaagccttaccactgctctctTTGTCAGAAGAGTTTTAGTCAGCCAGGAAACCTTAAGAAACATCAGAGAATacatacaggggagaagccttaccgtTGCTCTCTGTGTGGAAATAGTTTTTGTTTTGCTGGAAACCTAAAGAATCATCAGAGATCACACtgtggagagaagccttaccgcTGCTCTCAGTGTGGGGAGGGATTCCCTCAACTAAAAAGTCTTAAAAGTCATCAGAAAATACATATTGGAGAGACGTCTCCCTCTACTTTCAATGTGATTGTCAAAGAGGAGGATGGTGACTGTACTTTCAATGTGATTGtcaaagaagaggaggatgggaagAAAATTAGAGAAGTTGAAgaggacaacaacaacagtggtgtAGTTGACCCAGATACATCAAGATTGCCTGATCGGGGTCGTTACCCCTGTCCTCAATGTGGAAAGATGTTCAGTTCCTCAAGTAATCTTAAGAATCATCAAAGagtacacactggagagaaacctttcCTCTGCTCCCAATGTGGGAGGAGTTTCAGTGAGAAAGTAAACCTTAAGAGACACGAAAGAGTACATagtggagagaagccttaccactgcacCACATGTGGGAAGAGCTTCAATCATTCAGGAAGTCTTAGAGATCATCAGAGAATTCATACAGGGGAGAAACCTTACCACTGCTCACTTTGCGGAAATAATTTTCGTTTTGCAGGAGACCTAAAGAATCATCAGAGATCACACagtggagagaagccttaccaatgTGCTCGGTGTGGAGGGATTCACTCAGCTAAGAAGTCTAAGAAGTCATGA
- the LOC127923110 gene encoding zinc finger protein 16-like encodes MSEPGSGCGVPAHRSSQQAPELLSVKLGDCSQTVELNVIVKEEGEEREINEREEEGREEDRASVDSGEIPNPDSVKEPSSTASRLPGCGSYPCPQCGKCFSRAGDLKTHQRSHSGEKSAKKPFHCATCGKRFREKFNLTGHEKVHSGEKPYHCTQCGKSFNRSGSLKEHQRVHTGEKPYHCSLCQKSFSQPGNLKKHQRIHTGEKPYRCFLCGNSFGFAGNLKNHQRAHCGEKPYHCSQCGEGFPQLKSLKSHQKIHIGETPACTFNVIVKEEKDEKEMREVEEEDNSGVVDPDTSRLPDRYICPQCGKSFSTSSNLKNHQRVHTGEKPFLCSQCGRSFSEKVNLKRHERVHSGEKPYHCTTCGKSFNHSGSLTNHQRIHTGEKPFYCSLCGNHFRFAGDLKNHQRSHSGEKPYQCARCGEGFTQLRSLKSHERISIGGKPACAFNVIVQEERS; translated from the exons ATGTCTGAACCAGGTTCTGGTTGTGGTGTTCCAGCCCACAGAAGCTCACAGCAGGCTCCAGAGTTGCTGTCAGTGAAGCTGGGGGACTGCAGTCAAACAGTGGAACTCAATGTGATTGTAAAGGAGGAGGGCGAGGAGAGAGAAATCAATGagcgggaggaggaagggagagaggaggacagggcctcTGTTGACTCAG GAGAGATCCCCAACCCAGACTCAGTCAAGGAGCCCAGTTCCACAGCATCAAGACTGCCTGGTTGTGGGAGTTACCCCTGTCCTCAATGTGGGAAGTGTTTCAGTCGAGCAGGAGACCTGAAGACTCACCAGAGATCCCACAGTGGAGAGAAGTCTGCCA AGAAACCATTTCACTGTGCCACATGTGGGAAGAGGTTCCGTGAAAAATTCAACCTCACGGGACATGAGAAGGTACATAgtggggagaagccttaccactgcacCCAGTGTGGGAAAAGCTTCAATCGTTCTGGAAGTCTTAAGGAACACCAAAGAGTacatacaggggagaagccttaccactgctctctTTGTCAGAAGAGTTTTAGTCAGCCAGGAAACCTTAAGAAACATCAGAGAATacatacaggggagaagccttaccgtTGCTTTCTGTGCGGAAATAGTTTTGGTTTCGCTGGAAACCTAAAGAATCATCAGAGAGCACACtgtggagagaagccttaccactgctctcagtgtggGGAGGGATTCCCTCAACTAAAAAGTCTTAAAAGCCATCAGAAAATACATATTGGAGAGACACCTGCCTGTACTTTCAATGTGATTGTcaaagaggagaaggatgagAAGGAAATGAGAGAAGTTGAAGAAGAAGACAATAGTGGTGTAGTTGATCCAGATACATCAAGACTGCCTGATCGTTACATCTGTCCTCAATGTGGAAAGAGTTTCAGTACCTCAAGTAATCTTAAGAATCATCAAAGagtacacactggagagaaaccttttCTCTGCTCCCAATGTGGGAGGAGTTTCAGTGAGAAAGTAAACCTTAAGAGACACGAAAGAGTGCATagtggagagaagccttaccactgcacCACATGTGGGAAGAGCTTCAATCATTCAGGAAGCCTTACAAATCATCAGAGAATTCATACAGGGGAGAAACCTTTCTACTGCTCACTGTGCGGAAATCATTTCCGTTTTGCTGGAGACCTAAAGAATCATCAGAGATCACACagtggagagaagccttaccaatgTGCTCGGTGTGGAGAGGGATTCACTCAGCTAAGAAGTCTAAAAAGTCATGAGAGAATATCCATTGGAGGGAAGCCTGCCTGTGCTTTCAATGTGATTGTCCAAGAAGAGAGaagttga